The genomic region CCGGTTCATCATCcttaagtcttaatttttgtttataaaaattatttgttgtgatCGGTTCGGTGTCAAGTCCGAAGACATCACTATACTCAGTGCATAATTTTTCGAGTTTGTCTTTGAATAGTGTTGggaaatttttcttcaatttatgaattacagattcttttcttaaatctttggtattttgaactatatcgtagttcgaaagtgattcaaattttaaattgttaaagcCTACTAGTTGGCAGTTATCTGTGGTATTTAAGAATCGGACATAAGTACTTTGGGCTGTTGCAATAGTGTTTGCAACATAAACGCCCGGTTTAATTTCCTGATTCGGAATTAAAATGTTACCTTCTGCTGAAGATGGTTCTATTTTGCGTACCACTTGGGATCTTGCTGGTAGAAGTGCTGAGTTATTACCAGAATTGAATGTTATTGGAACGTAAATTGGGTACTTTAATGTTTGTGGTCTAAGTATAAACCAATCTTCTGAATTGCTGTAATctattttgcaattaaaagtttttatgaaaTCTAATCCTATTATTCCACCGCATGGGATTGCGAAATCTGCATGAAGCAGATGAAATTCGTATGgaataatatatttacttgTCTGCAATTCTATTGAGACTAGGCCTTTGGAATTTATTACTCCTTCTCCTATGCCTCGAATGTCTacagttttgtttactttgatGTCATGAAATacatcagaattttcttttattattgaaatatctgcACCGGTGTCAATTAAGAATGTTATTTTCTTATTGGTTTCAACATTCTTAAATGATACGAAATTATTAAGACTTAGGTTGATAGagtatactttattttttaactctGAGCATTTGGAGGAGCTTGTCCGTTTCCCTGGTCGCTTTGGGTAATTCGGACATTTGTATTGTTATAaccattttgttggttttgtctattattattttgttgtccaCCTCCACGGCCGCCTCTTCGGTAGCGTGAATTATTTCGGCCTCGTTGGGCTCTGTGGGCATCGTTATTGCTCCAGCtcgaattgttgttgttccaatTCGAGTTGTTTCTCCAGTTACCATTATTATTGTAGCGGCGTCTACCGCGGTCATTATGCTGGGCATAAAAAATGGTATTATTTTGGGAACTTCCCGTGGAGCCCgactctactgaaagagtggtaAATCTAGTGATGGCTTCTTTGGCTGAATCAAAGTTTCCCGATTCCATTAGTAGCTGGACTCTTTGACTTTTGGTATGACTTACCATAgcatttactgccactttggtAGTGTATTTTATAGCCTGTTCATTTGGAAGACCATCCGAAATATACGCGCCTTTTAGGGCGTCGGTCAACTCAGTAATCTCTtttgtgtatgaaacacagttattagggtttctctgcagatttttaatctttgctgttaaaagatcCACTGATTCACCCTTAAAGATTGTTGACAGTTTTTGTATAACTTCGTCAATCGTTGTTTCCGAGCTTAGCGTATTACCCGCTTGACctttcaattttgattttattatttcgATGGCTACTGCTTCATGCGTTTCTTTTATGGTATCAAGTACGCGAAGTGCCCCAATGAAACCTTGTAGGTTTTTAATGTCACCATCGAAGAATGGTAGCAGCCTTGTGGCTGtgtttatgaattctaccacTGTTTGAGTCATTTTGTTGCTTCCTTTTGGAATTGCTGGTTTATTATGACTTATAATTGACTGATCAGAGCTCATTGGTGGTTTTTCTTGACCTCTTTCATCATCGGCCATTAGTTGCGTTTCTTCTTCCAGCACTATTGAAGTTTCCAAATCAgttgtttgtttaaattcaatattgtgtCTGTTTAGCACAGctattgctttttgtttgcaatcacTGTAGAACgcatttgcggctgttttttGCCCTTCCTTTAGTTTGCTATAGTGCTCAGTTAATACTGCCCTAATAGCTTGGAGCTTCTCGGTTATTATTTTCGTGTGTTTGGTTACTGTGTCTTGGGATGTTTCTCTGTTTTGCGAGAGGCACTTACAAGATTTAGTTAATTCTTGTGCGTGTATTCTAGCTTTTCCAATTATATCATCCCAAGTAACCAtagtttgttaaaaataacaaaattttcgaaaatgtttatgtttatttatttttttttttttattattctgtatctattatttctacatctgagtCTGTACTCGATTCTGATATGTCTATCAGCGCGATCGAGTCCTTAAAAAGTTCGTGGACCCATCCGGGCACGTCTTTATGTAAAGGAGTCTTAGCTAACAATCTACTATAAGCtacttttatggatttttccataagatctacaatttttttttgtaaatttgtagTTGTGGGCTATCCAATACCTTATTTCCTTGTATTTGTGATTTGTTTCGCCTGATTGTATCAGGAAATCGAGGAAAGGTAAGTATTTTTGTAGCCTTTTTGTTTCTATCTTATCCATATTCTACACTAACTTGTTAGGCCTATTAATATGGATGTAcgtatataaaaaaatcatGGAGGCTTACTGCCTCGGTTCCTCCATTCGGTAGAAACGATATGTGCCTGCTGCGTTGGAAAAGCAACATACATATGGTACTGTGAGGatgaaactcatctgtaccctAGTGCTTCCTTGAACTGGGAATTCTTCTCCCGTTATATTTAGGTAAGCTGACTTAATTTGTACCAAGTTTATTGAGTTCTGTGGTGAATTGATATGCTCATTTCTAAAAACCTCAATTAAATCTTGGACAATACTGGGATGCCTAGcgtttatttttccaaaataattatcaagAGTGGCCATTGTTTTccagaattattattatttttttttttttattgttattcgcgtgtgtgcatatgtattcTTAGACCTTATCTAGGTCATTAGCTTGGCTTATGGCTCTTTtggttacacatttattgtgtaataGATAagctttatataaaatatatgcgCACATTATTACGACGATTATTAATAACAATATGTTCGTTAATCTCAAGTCAGTATTTGATGAttcgattttatttattacattagcagtggagtccactgatTTTGTTTCTATTAACCCCATTGTGGGTATAAGAGATATATCATCAAATTTACTTATGGAATTATCGAACATATGgagtttatataaaaaaaaaaattttttttttttgtgtataattCTAATAATAATCTCACTGACTAACGATCCTATATGagactattttaatttagcaGGATGAAAATGAATATGACAAATACGGGAAAAAAATAGGGAACAAAAGCCcataaaaacatctcaaaaccttttgtttaaaagttactaaaaaaaaatttttttttttaagtatttcaaGCTTCGTTCTTATTTGCTTGAATAcgaattataattataaaaatttatatttgaattatttgaaaaattgttatggattcatgaatttttatgaaattttatttaaaaaaattattaaattttttttttatacgacaaaagaaaaaaaaaattttatctcAACTGTGTCTTGCACAGCGAGCCAGAGACGTGGAAAAAATTATAGAGCATGTGGTTGGCTCACAATTCAGATTTACATTTCATTCGTTATTGttatttagaaataaaaaaaaatttatatgaaaaaaaaaaaaattctccaaCCACATTGTTAGTAATAGCCTACAGAAAGTTAGTAAGTTCGCAAGTTGCACTTTCGTGCTTCAACTTGCTATTAggcttataattattattattaaattaaaggcaAGTTAAGGCTTGCGCATTTCTGCGGCCCCCTTGCATTTCTTCGCTCTTTGGCGAAGTTCAGTTTTTAGGTTCTCGATACGCTCTATGCAGCGTTGTCGGTCTTCTTCGTTGGTGCTGGCCTTTAGTAAATCCTGCTGCAGTCTTTTCTGGGTGAGCAGGCGTCTCACCTCACCGCCCCGTTTCGTCTTTTTGGGGATTCTCGTCTGCTGCCGGGCTCTGTACTCCTCTATTGTTAGTGGCCGCGGTCCATCGTTGGGATACAGCTCTAGCGCTTCTTTTAGCGTCAGTGCATCCCTTTGCTCGACAGGAGCAGATTCCGCAAAGGGAATATCTTCACTGTTGttcatgtattttttttttttttttttttttttagtcaaaCTTAtgtgttgatgctgatgttcATCGTTGGGATAACGAACGAGACTCAAATATATTCACTAGATATCTTCAGTATTATGGTGTTGAAGCTGATGTTGATAGCTGTTCTTTAGCTTTAAATGTTTAATGCTTacataatttttcttattattttttccagtaattattattaaattatttactcTCTGTTGTttatgctgttgttgttgctacaaTCTCTGTcagttgtttcttttcttgccAATAAGTTGCAGCATCATTTAGTTGTTGTCGCTTTTCCATATATTAGTTGTCGCAGCATCATTTAGATGTCATCGcttttcaatataaaattatgttattataatttatatatatgttgtGTGCAGCTcaggtcctgtcacggtcgccatgtaaaaACTCCTTCGACCGGGTTCCGTTgggttgaaaaataataatcagagACACGTCTGTGTCGGTTGACTGGAGTTTTTGATTGCattctttattccaaattattcttttgcttaggctaattttacatatatattcttatgctgcgatttatgcgacagctacaaaagagagggagagtgtcagtacatacatacatacatactgttggagcgcatgcatcaaagtgcttggtcagcggtcacacgctggcctggctctagctcatgttacgcttgtgcatacagtgcttatgtgaatatatgtatgtgcatatacaaatgtacatacatatatgttcatgcttaattgtatgtttacttgaatatgtttatgtgaatacttcaatgtatacatatgaacatattcaagtgcacaattatattttaatgcgtatatgtttaattgtttatacttgcaacaaagtgttacaagttgagctcattgtgTTGAGTTATTAGTTGTATGAACATACTacagtttaatttatttggaaCAGTACTGCAGGGATACTTAGaaaacatacaaatgtatatgtTTGCTTAGATACACATAtttatgatatatgtatgtccatCCATAAACTTATATACAGGATTAGCACATTATTTCTGGTCGAAAGTGAGAATCGGTATTTAATGACCAATCCGATGGTAATGAGCGATGGTCGGCGGTGGGAATCGAGTATAAAACCATCTTACTGGTAGGTGATTACAAAAGCCAGAAACCAATGAAAGATAACGTATTACTATCGATGGTTTTCCATCTCTGTTAAGAGCAGCATGATACGTGTCCTAAACCTACATATAAGAATCATGAAAATTTCACCGGTCctcttaaatttattttttttaacctGCTTTTGTGCAATCAAAGCAAAAATAGTAAACAAAAATGTAGAGAGATCTTTGGACTTAAGTTCTCAACTCGTTAAGTCAACCATAAAAATAACAGCTGAAGATACCACTGGCAAACCCCTAAAGGAATATGtgttaattttaaatgagCCGAATTTGTCGTATATTTCTGTAACAGACGGATCAAAGAATGAAATTCAAGCTCGAAAATCGAATGGAGGACTTCAGTATGTTATTACTTTTGGAAGCAGTTCAGCGCACCAAATTATCCTCGTAGAAACAGTGTCGACGAAAAATATAATGCCATATCCCgaagaaataaaacaacatGAGATACAGTTTGCAAAATATGTGGGATTGGTCCATCTTTATTCAAATTATGAAACATATTCCCAGAAAACAATAGTAAAACTTGGCACCAGCAACATTCTTTCCCATACTCAAGTTAAACCGTTTTCAACAGCTACTGATAAGCTTATATTTGGACCATACGAGAATATCAAAGGTAAGTTTAAAAATGTACGGACCTTAGTCAAAGTAGTAGTGCTTTGCCAGTGTTGCTACATGACACAAACAATACGTGGTCATCTGAACGAGACCAAGCAGATTAATGCCGTAATTTCACCGTCCGACCGAATGGTCCAATAGGGttgtcaaatatttttaaaatatcgtATCGAtgataattaaaattttaaaaaaaatatcaatatGATATTTGAtatgcaattttataaatatcgATATTGATACATAATATCTTTCGAtttcttttaacttttgttaaatatttacttaaggtATTTGGGCCCAAAACAGTCTTAAGGTATGTACACTCATGGACAAATAAATATGTGTGAGCCTTAGGGATTTGACAAAAATccgtatataaaatatttagcaAGTTCTACGATCAAAAAATGATTCTCAAAGATTCTTAATACTATCATGAAGTAATATAACAATGCCCCAAATAAAAGAAGCTCTTAAAAAATGTCTGTTATTTTTATatccttgcagagggtattataaaattggtcagatgtttgtaacgcacagaacgagacgtttccgaccccataaagtacatatatatattcttgatcagtatgagaagctgagtcgatatggccatgtccgtctgtccgtccgtgcCTATGCGTTCTTAAGAGCTATCTGGCtgaaatttgtgttttttattatctggAGCGGATCAAAATTTTCAGGATCGGACCATTATATCATACAGCTCTAGAGGAAacataaaaattcataaaattggagtatccccatgaaatttactaatgtgatagtattggatataaaacatcagattccaaaatttgaatctgatcagataaatagaacacaagttacagtcgatataaatcggtttaagcgctgccggcagcgctgcttgctgcctactacgtcatcatcaaaacaacagagcacatgcatacacacacagacgcaacgctacgtaagctatatgtgtatgcgtgacgTGCTTTgtttagggaatgatggaagaagaagaaaaaatttttgttcgaTTGATCCAGTAACCCAGCATCGTGTGCACCacaaaccctttttttttctagagcCTCAGCAGATGCGCTGCCACGGATCGAAGTTTATGTGTATAGAATTCAACAATTCTCCAATGATGCTTCTCAAATGTCAATAAACAACATGTatataaatcaaacaaaatgtttgaaaatgtgttttttttttttttgggctttaAAACCCTACCCAATCATTGGGAATCAGTTTTCTGATCGTAGAACTTACcacttaattttaaaatagtcAGTTCTCTACTCCTGAGGATTTTTTGTTATGAGTGTACATATTTTAATATTCGGCTAAGCCGAGATTACCaattttgacattttgttactaattaatgaaaaattaaatttctttttatagcTTTATCAAAACAGGAGCTAGTTATTCATTATGAAAACCAGACACCCTTCATGACAGTAAAAAATTTGGAGCGCACTATCGAAGTATCCCACTGGGGAAATATTGCAATACAGGAGTCTATTCAATTGGCGCACAGTGGAGCTAAATTAAAAGGATCGTTTTCTCGATACGATTTTCAGAAAGATGGTCGTTCTAGCCAGTCTGCAATCAAATCATATAGAACAATTTTGCCATCTTCGGCCTCTGGTGTTTACTATCGCGATACTAATGGAAATATTTCAACATCTAATATGAACTCATTAAACGATTTTATTGATCTGGAATTAAGACCCAGATTTCCACTTTTTGGAGGTTGGAAAACGCAATATACAATAGGATACAATGTGCCTTCTTACGAATACATGTATAGCAATGGTAAAAAGTATCAGCTTAAGATGCACTTAATAGATCACATTTACGATAATATGGCTATTGATAAAGCTGCAATCAAAATCGTTCTTCCCGAGGGAGCTGATAACATTCAACTTACGACTCCTTACACAATAAATCGACGGCAGAATGAGTTGGTGCATACCTATTTGGATACGGTCGGGCGCCCAGTGATTTCGTTTTCAAAGTTAAATTTGGTAGAAAGTCATATTGCTGATTTTACGCTAAATTATACCTTTTCAAGAGTGTCTCTGCTACAGGAGCCGTTCTTAGTTTCTGGTTTTATTTACATAATATTTGTATTAACTATTGTATTGCTGCGTCTAGATTTTTCTATTGCATTGCACTCCCATAAAGATTGAAGACTTTAATTCTACTATCGCTATTTGTATTCATTAAAATGATTATAAACATAAATGTGCTATATCttattatttactttttcTATTTTAGTTGTTACTGCATCAGATTTAGATCAGAACTCGAATACCTAGACATATTCAAAAttctttgaaacatttttgtgtCATGTGTTGTTTGTAAGTAAACCCGAAATCATCTTTTTGTATATTGCACGAATATTGAGCGAAATCCACCTAATGTTTTGGCGTAGTCAACAGAAATAAATTATACCATACATACACCAGCAAAATAAATACCTCGATGAAATAAGTATATGTGCATTGTGCTAATATTGTGCTTTAGCGTATGTTCAAGCGTTTAAGTGTgcataacaaaaaataattttgtaattaGAAGGTGACTAGAACAATTTAAATAGTATTTGAGTTCAAGAATCTAGTTGTTAATGTGATTTTATGTTAAAATGCCTCGTGGATCGCATTTGTTGCCCAAAGACCAAGGTCTGATCACAGGATTGGCTCAAAAATCCCGAAAATTACGGGAAAAATAAGCGATCCGGCCGACCTACCGATATTGATAATCGCTGCAAAAGGCAACTGGCGGTGGAAGACAGTAAGTCATGTACCGAAATCCAACGTCAGCCACAGCTCTATGTATCCAGTAAACGCGTGAACCAGATTTTACAGGAGAACGACACGGTTACATATGCTTCCCGCGAGGCTGTACCCAGGCTATTGCAACGCCACATAAACGCGCGCCTAGCGTTTGGGGAGAAATATACAATTTGGTCAGAAGAgttaaaaaatgttattttttccGACGAAAAAAAGCCTAACCAAGATGGACCAGACTGTTTCCAAAAGTATTGGCGGGATGTAAGGCAACCACGTAAGACATGTCATAAGCGTAACCACGGTGGAGGATCTTTAATGATTTGGGCAGTATTTGGATACGCTGGAAAGTCTCCACTCTGTTGTATACCCACGAGAACAAATGCAGAAATTTATATAGAATTGTTAGACATGGTACTTATTAAGTTTGCTGGAGACCTATACGGAGATACATGAACTTTTCAGCAGGATAACGCGCCAATTCAAAATGGgcggaaaacaaaaaaaaattttgaggATAGGATAATACCTATTTTGGAATAGCCTGCAATCAGTCCGGACCTAAACCCGATTGAAGATCTTTGGGGAATATTATCACGAAAGGTCTACAAAAATAACCGCCAGTTTGACACTGTAAAGGACCTTAAAAAGGCACTAGTCAAAGAATGGGATGAAATTGACCTTTTAAACAAAGTTTATTTCATACTTATTTCATATGGAATAAACTTTGTgaattcaatattttaaatttctaaagaataattacaaaaaaaaatgttatatttcTTAAGCAATACATGTATAGTAGtaaataagtttaaaaaacTCCAAAATGACAATGCACATATACTTATTTAACTGAggtatttcaaatttataacaaattgcatttacgtattttcaaaaaatcatttcacatgctttttacaagcatatcttacaaggggaacttcggtaagcgaatcaccgatttggatgaattttggatatgttgtagaaaaCCCCGTCATTTAAAGCTGTGTGATATATTTCGGAGctctattctatattttcctaataaatcggctttaaagttatagcttcaGTGACTTAAAAGTAAAACGCCGCTTGGACTTCAAGCAGCTCGACTGCTTACGGGGTGGAGATCCTGCCTACAATTGACGAAACTCAGGTTCAACCCCCgacttatttttatacccttgcaaaaagggtatattaattttggtcagaagtgtgcaacgcatagaaggaagcatctccgaccatataaagtatatacttgatcagcatgacgagacgagtacatatagccatgtccgtccgtccgtccgtctggatcaacgcaaactcctcctagaccgttggagctacagagcagaaattttgcatgtaggcttgtatatgctgcaggcgttgtatatctcggattcagccggatcggatcactatatcatatatctcccatacaaatggcaaagtcacgaacagtgacttttctcactaacttcgttattttttgagctattgtcgtgaaatttaatattggtgagtttattatacatataaacgactatgccaaatttgatcaagatcgggtgactatatcatatagctcccataggaacgatctttcgaaaacagggacttttgtcaataacttcgttacttttgacgcgattgctttcaaattaaacatttgtgagtttaatatatctgttaatgactgtgccgaatttgataaagatcgggttactatatcatatagctcctataggaacgatcggtcgaaaacagtgactttcttcaataacttcgttacttttgacgcgattgctttcaaattaaatatttgttagtttagtatatttgttaatgactgtgaatttgataaatatcgggttactatatcatatagctcctataggaacgatcggtggaaaacagtgactttaatgaatatcgtcgttatttcctatgcaaagattgttggccgttcttctcaaacattagcctttttagataaaacgtttttccacgaagttagccccggccctctggctTTAAATACAAGATAGGTCTTTTGGtgattataccatacacccatagggtgaaatggtatattaaagtcgctaaaatgtatgtaacaggcagaaggaagcatctccgaccccacaaagtatatatattcttgatcaggatcaaaaaccgagtcgatcttgccatgtccgtctgtccgtccgtccgtatgaacacctagatctcggagactataagagctagagccaccaaatttggtatgcagtctcgtgtagtatgtacgcttatcgagtttgtttcaaatttttgccacgcccccttccgcccccgaaaattaaacaaaactgattttctcgaaaactaacaaagctaatgtcaccaaatttagtatgtatattggcttagtatgcgcgcagaatatatatattttaatatgttgccacacccacttccgcctctataatttagaaaaaaccgattggctcttgtaATTTTTCGACCATcgtgatcaaatttggcagactaataaatcttatctatttcaatcaaactaccaaattttattgaaatcggtcaagaaacatacaaaatatgcgtatgaacgtattttgctacgcgatccataagggcagaattggccgttggctagtggcggcgctagagtgctcgtgtgtttgtagagtgagcgagatagcatatggtatgaggcatgttaaaacaatttaatagacatacatttggttttcgaaattttaaatatttgtttcacctggtgtatggtatacccaagtcggcgagacgacttacttacttcatttttgattggattcattttttatgcctttgtaaaaacatatatgtaaTATAGATGTAAAATATACGCTTTAACTTCAATTAATTGTGTTAAGTCGAGAAGATGATATCGGACAAATGGGCGCCGTCTCAATTGAGTGCCATACGGGCTCGTTTTGGCATTTTCCATCACTTCGGCAAGCGTTTCGGGCCATAAATTCTCGCATTCGTGTCGGATATTTTCCTTGAGGGCTTCCAAGGTCTCAGGCTTGTTGATGTAAACACGGGACTTTAAAAAACCTTATAAAAAGAAGTCCTTTAAATCGGGCGATCTGGCGGGCCAGTGCAAATCGCCAAAACGCGAAATTAAGCGACCCGGAAACGCGTCCTTCACAATTATTCCGCGTTCTTGGGGAGTGTATCGCTCCATGGCTTATTCACTTGTATTGTGTATCTGTCTAGTCCACAAATGTCAAAACTGATTTGACATTGGCGGCCATTTACAAAAATGAGAGCATCTTCCAATAGGGTGAtttcttttgcgccaccttgtaGCTGCCGCTTAGCGacagcatatatgtatgtacatatgtatgtatatgtaaccATAGCCAAAactaaatatgtatgtaaattaaataGTCAGAATGCTAACTTGGCGAGAATCCAATTCTGCGGAACCCTCGGCGTCCAATGCACATACCAACGATGAAATATGATAATTTTGGAGACTTTATAAGTTTTGTAGATAACTATGCAAATGCCAAAGAGGTTCTCAAATTTTAACCGGGTGCGCTCCCAAAAACTTgtagaaaatttttaaaaattggaTCGAAAAGCAAAATTGACCTGGCCTGTACAAAGAACAGCTAAAACCcctaaaaatatttacattacATGCGTAATTTCCTGACATATCTTTTGTGATAATCGCAAGCGCAATAAGATTTTCTGGCCAACATTTTTTGAAACTATCGTTCCTATGAGTTGCATAATATAATCATCATTGACAGCTACTTTAAAGAGAGCTAATTTCGAGATATACAATCTTTGCAGTATCAGTATGGAAGATCACATGTGACGAACATGGCTGTCGGAAGCTTTGTTGCCAAGTCAAGCACACCTAgaagttttaatttaaaagtaatCTTACTTTAAGCAACTCTAATATCCCAAATGGGTGCACGGTATAAATATTCAGactgttatttttttatttcaattgttttatttttatgtacatatgtaggtaaaGAATCAAATCAAGTCGACTTCAGTTGCTATTCGACACCTCCGGGCACATTATCTTctgatatatattttattacatTAGCGGCAGTTTCTTGACGGATCCAAaccaatttaataaaatatgcTTCACAAATTCCAAGAACTGCTCCAACCCATACATCAAGTATGTAATGACGTCGTAATATTAGACGTGAAATGGCAATGGTTACAGCCCACGCAGTCATAGGTACCCTCACCATAAGAGGAAGCGCATACAATTTACTAAAGAATAAAAGCACAAAGAACGACCTAGATGCATGACCCGATGGAAAACTGTATTTATCAGGACCAATTGTTAGCACATCTCTATCGGAAACTGGTCGTCTTCTGCGAACAAGAGCTTTGAGGAGAGCAATAAC from Drosophila willistoni isolate 14030-0811.24 unplaced genomic scaffold, UCI_dwil_1.1 Seg169, whole genome shotgun sequence harbors:
- the LOC6652701 gene encoding dolichyl-diphosphooligosaccharide--protein glycosyltransferase subunit 1; protein product: MIRVLNLHIRIMKISPVLLNLFFLTCFCAIKAKIVNKNVERSLDLSSQLVKSTIKITAEDTTGKPLKEYVLILNEPNLSYISVTDGSKNEIQARKSNGGLQYVITFGSSSAHQIILVETVSTKNIMPYPEEIKQHEIQFAKYVGLVHLYSNYETYSQKTIVKLGTSNILSHTQVKPFSTATDKLIFGPYENIKALSKQELVIHYENQTPFMTVKNLERTIEVSHWGNIAIQESIQLAHSGAKLKGSFSRYDFQKDGRSSQSAIKSYRTILPSSASGVYYRDTNGNISTSNMNSLNDFIDLELRPRFPLFGGWKTQYTIGYNVPSYEYMYSNGKKYQLKMHLIDHIYDNMAIDKAAIKIVLPEGADNIQLTTPYTINRRQNELVHTYLDTVGRPVISFSKLNLVESHIADFTLNYTFSRVSLLQEPFLVSGFIYIIFVLTIVLLRLDFSIALHSHKD
- the LOC6652760 gene encoding phospholipid phosphatase 6; the protein is MAVLSEILHFIIELDVRMTNSFVSLLMQWASFQSLRIHCKFLEVSCDGIAWLSSWIAFIWLFNSEPLFEMQLNMLVGLLLDIVVIALLKALVRRRRPVSDRDVLTIGPDKYSFPSGHASRSFFVLLFFSKLYALPLMVRVPMTAWAVTIAISRLILRRHYILDVWVGAVLGICEAYFIKLVWIRQETAANVIKYISEDNVPGGVE